In a genomic window of Methanoregula sp. UBA64:
- a CDS encoding PAS domain S-box protein — protein sequence MSGTAGTPERIRVLYVDDEPQLLEIGRLFLEKSGAFAVDTSDSAATVLKTGNFHRYECIVSDYQMPGMDGIAFLQELRAKKSRIPFILFTGKGREEVVIKALNCGADFYLQKGGDPRSQFTELGHMIRHAVQEHRATEELIRSKKLQGEIIDFLPDATFAIDLAGTVIAWNRAMEDLTGVRCSDILGRDMHERSRAFYQEHRSMLADLILSPDAAFEQEHYVNTVHGPDRALTAETQFTKNDGTTLYLWMKAGPLIDPTGTITGVIESIRDISARRKTEMELRESFEQLTAAEEELRQQYEELRQSGQKIRENEEKYRLVTDNCHNSVALVQDERIVFCNRRMSECFGYLRDELKGSRATDYILPEDRAHFSGFMQKMRTSKVKSHTVIIRIRTKGREVRDGECIGIRTQYQNEPAVLLLVTDITESRRSIRTLENANKKLRLLDSITRHDIANKLLGLSGYIARMEKSTGETEIKQDLPRIAKLSREIGAMLEFSRSYQGLGFEDPVWQEVSVLIARERELLEEKDLVLSDRLAGLELFADPLLPKVFFNLMDNTLRHGGTATSMVFRYELRGTGLAVIAEDNGRGIPATAKKHLFLHGKGEPKGRGLFLIKEILAISGFTITENGDPGKGARFEIGVPEGKYRFTGTALQD from the coding sequence ATGAGCGGTACGGCAGGAACGCCGGAACGCATCCGCGTGCTGTACGTTGACGACGAACCGCAGCTTCTGGAGATCGGCAGACTGTTCCTCGAAAAGAGCGGAGCGTTTGCAGTCGATACCTCGGATTCGGCAGCAACCGTCCTAAAAACCGGAAATTTCCACCGGTACGAATGCATTGTCTCCGATTACCAGATGCCGGGCATGGACGGGATAGCGTTTTTACAGGAGCTCCGGGCAAAAAAATCCCGGATACCGTTTATCCTTTTTACCGGGAAAGGGCGGGAAGAGGTAGTGATCAAGGCGCTCAACTGCGGCGCTGATTTCTACCTGCAGAAAGGCGGCGATCCCAGGTCCCAGTTCACCGAGCTCGGGCATATGATCCGGCACGCGGTCCAGGAGCACCGGGCCACAGAAGAGCTGATTCGCTCAAAGAAGTTACAGGGCGAGATTATCGATTTCCTTCCCGATGCAACCTTTGCAATCGACCTGGCGGGGACCGTTATTGCCTGGAACCGGGCCATGGAGGACCTCACCGGCGTGAGATGCAGTGATATCCTCGGAAGGGATATGCACGAACGGTCCCGGGCATTCTACCAGGAACACCGGTCCATGCTTGCAGACCTGATCCTTTCCCCGGATGCTGCCTTTGAACAGGAGCACTATGTCAACACGGTACATGGCCCCGACAGGGCACTGACCGCCGAGACGCAGTTTACAAAAAATGACGGGACAACCCTTTACCTGTGGATGAAAGCGGGGCCCCTTATCGATCCAACGGGAACGATTACCGGTGTTATCGAATCCATCCGCGACATCTCCGCCCGCCGTAAAACGGAAATGGAGTTGCGGGAATCCTTCGAACAGCTGACCGCTGCAGAAGAAGAGCTCAGGCAGCAGTATGAGGAACTCAGGCAGAGCGGGCAGAAAATCCGGGAGAACGAGGAAAAATACCGGCTGGTAACCGACAACTGTCATAATTCCGTAGCGCTCGTCCAGGATGAAAGGATCGTATTTTGCAACCGCCGGATGTCCGAATGTTTCGGGTACCTGCGGGACGAGCTAAAAGGGAGCCGGGCCACGGATTACATCCTTCCCGAAGACCGGGCACATTTCTCCGGATTTATGCAGAAAATGCGGACGAGCAAGGTAAAATCCCATACGGTCATTATCCGTATCAGGACCAAAGGCCGCGAGGTCAGGGACGGTGAATGCATCGGTATCCGGACACAGTACCAGAACGAGCCCGCCGTCCTCCTGTTGGTCACCGACATTACCGAAAGCAGGAGATCGATCAGGACGCTCGAAAACGCTAACAAAAAACTGAGACTGCTGGACTCGATCACCCGGCACGATATCGCAAACAAACTGCTGGGCCTGTCCGGGTACATTGCACGTATGGAAAAGAGTACAGGGGAGACCGAGATCAAACAGGATCTTCCCAGGATAGCAAAGCTTTCCCGTGAGATCGGGGCCATGCTTGAATTTTCCCGGTCGTACCAGGGACTCGGATTCGAGGACCCGGTATGGCAGGAGGTCTCGGTGCTGATAGCCCGGGAACGGGAGCTGCTCGAGGAAAAGGACCTTGTTCTTTCCGATCGCCTGGCAGGGCTCGAACTCTTTGCCGATCCGCTGCTCCCGAAAGTGTTTTTTAATCTGATGGACAACACCCTCCGCCACGGCGGCACGGCAACCTCGATGGTCTTCCGGTACGAATTGCGTGGCACCGGGCTGGCAGTGATTGCTGAAGATAACGGCAGGGGCATCCCTGCCACAGCCAAAAAACACCTGTTTTTGCACGGGAAGGGCGAACCAAAAGGGCGGGGACTCTTCCTCATAAAGGAGATCCTTGCCATTTCCGGGTTTACCATAACGGAGAATGGTGACCCGGGCAAAGGGGCGCGCTTTGAGATCGGCGTGCCGGAAGGGAAGTACCGGTTCACCGGCACGGCTCTTCAGGACTAA
- a CDS encoding chemotaxis protein CheW, whose product MSTKAEPSPGSTPAVSPETLPGQIQIVEFVLENEHFAIDLFDVKEVVEFTTITKLPNVPPYVRGIIDLRGEITTIVDLKHRLNIRSEAAQIADTSRIIVLDDAITASKVGILVDDVTSVSTFESTQVDRTSASISHEDTAIIGIIKRRIRIRDRESHELIIWIDIKKLLGDLDSGE is encoded by the coding sequence ATGAGCACAAAGGCAGAACCTTCCCCGGGAAGTACACCGGCCGTATCGCCCGAAACCCTGCCGGGCCAGATCCAGATCGTGGAGTTCGTGCTGGAAAACGAGCACTTTGCCATCGACCTGTTTGATGTAAAGGAAGTAGTCGAGTTCACTACCATCACCAAACTTCCCAATGTCCCGCCGTACGTGCGGGGGATCATCGATCTGCGCGGCGAGATCACCACGATCGTTGATCTCAAGCACCGCCTCAATATCAGGAGCGAGGCTGCACAGATCGCCGATACTTCGAGGATCATCGTTCTCGACGATGCCATTACCGCCTCCAAAGTCGGGATCCTGGTCGACGACGTAACCTCGGTCTCGACCTTTGAGAGCACCCAGGTGGATCGTACCTCCGCTTCAATCAGCCACGAGGATACTGCCATCATCGGGATCATCAAGCGCAGGATCCGGATCCGGGACCGGGAGAGCCACGAACTGATCATCTGGATCGACATAAAAAAACTCCTCGGCGACCTGGATTCAGGCGAGTGA
- a CDS encoding transporter substrate-binding domain-containing protein, producing the protein MTDSQPSKNAAILAVAIIALVVVAVSAVLVFGGWPILSGNPASGETVPVQLSADEQQWIAAHPEITVCPDPDYPPFEYFDARGNYVGISADFLKKISEKTGLHITAVRKSDWNSCLLAVRANQTDLLGAVYVSDLREGYLNYTAPYYQPPLVIITGKGSPQNLTLADLEGKTVVAVDNYTSEILLREQYPKIHIVTVPNIESGLEMVSYGRADAYFGDLASASWDVDHQGLTNLQISGKYTPQIPQQYQVSIGVRSNEPELQGIVNKGIASISPDERDQIVDRWVSTTLEPEGIDSWLLTGFLACIVILVIITIIIVAWNRSLRRAVDEKTRELVIELDERRKTEEALALARKKMTVLNAISIQDVETALFSLSAYLHMADTSGIPEKREEYLAKMGDVIQTMSEALKFARSFQALGLSPPGWQNVEQSFLLGISHMTLPQLERRLEVEGLEIWADPMLETVFFALAENIGDHAKTATAYSLTFKETPDGLVLLFEDNGPGVPQDHKEQIFEKEYGRRKGFGLYLSREILSLTGITIRETGEPGKGARFEIAVPKGGYRFTDAKG; encoded by the coding sequence GTGACGGACTCCCAACCCTCCAAGAATGCAGCAATTCTCGCTGTGGCAATCATCGCGCTCGTAGTTGTTGCGGTATCCGCGGTCCTTGTTTTTGGCGGCTGGCCGATCCTTTCGGGAAACCCGGCATCCGGGGAAACCGTGCCGGTTCAGCTGAGTGCGGACGAACAGCAGTGGATAGCTGCGCACCCGGAGATTACCGTCTGCCCGGATCCCGATTATCCCCCGTTTGAATATTTTGACGCCCGGGGCAACTATGTGGGCATAAGTGCGGATTTCCTCAAAAAAATCTCTGAAAAGACCGGCCTGCACATCACTGCCGTCAGGAAGTCCGACTGGAACTCCTGTCTTTTGGCAGTCCGGGCAAACCAGACGGACCTGCTCGGTGCGGTCTATGTCTCCGATCTCCGGGAAGGGTATCTCAATTATACCGCCCCCTATTACCAGCCGCCCCTTGTCATCATTACCGGGAAAGGGTCCCCGCAGAACCTTACCCTGGCCGATCTCGAGGGAAAGACCGTAGTTGCCGTGGATAATTATACCTCAGAAATCCTGCTCCGGGAACAGTATCCGAAGATCCATATCGTCACCGTCCCGAATATCGAGTCCGGCCTGGAGATGGTCTCGTACGGGCGTGCCGATGCTTATTTCGGGGATCTTGCATCGGCAAGCTGGGATGTCGATCACCAGGGCCTGACCAATCTCCAGATCTCGGGGAAATACACCCCTCAAATCCCGCAGCAGTACCAGGTCTCGATCGGGGTCAGGAGCAATGAACCCGAACTCCAGGGGATCGTAAACAAGGGAATAGCGAGCATCTCTCCTGACGAACGCGACCAGATCGTGGACCGGTGGGTCTCGACAACCCTCGAGCCCGAGGGCATTGATTCATGGCTGCTGACCGGCTTTCTCGCATGTATTGTCATTCTCGTTATCATCACGATCATCATCGTCGCGTGGAACCGATCCCTCCGGCGGGCGGTCGACGAGAAGACCCGCGAGCTCGTAATAGAACTCGATGAACGGCGAAAGACCGAGGAGGCGCTGGCCCTTGCACGCAAGAAGATGACGGTCCTCAACGCCATCTCGATCCAGGATGTTGAGACCGCTCTCTTCTCGCTTTCTGCCTATCTCCATATGGCAGACACTTCGGGTATCCCGGAGAAACGCGAGGAATACCTTGCAAAGATGGGGGATGTTATCCAGACCATGTCGGAGGCCCTGAAATTTGCCCGGTCCTTCCAGGCCCTGGGACTGTCTCCGCCCGGCTGGCAGAATGTGGAACAGTCGTTCCTTTTGGGGATCTCGCATATGACGCTTCCGCAGCTGGAGCGGCGCCTTGAGGTCGAAGGTCTTGAAATCTGGGCCGATCCGATGCTGGAGACGGTCTTTTTCGCACTTGCGGAAAATATCGGCGACCATGCAAAGACGGCGACCGCATATTCCCTTACCTTCAAAGAGACCCCCGACGGTCTTGTCCTGCTCTTCGAGGACAACGGGCCGGGCGTTCCGCAAGACCACAAGGAGCAGATCTTCGAGAAGGAATACGGGCGCAGGAAAGGCTTTGGCCTGTACCTTTCCCGCGAGATCCTTTCCCTGACCGGCATCACGATCCGGGAGACCGGGGAGCCGGGCAAA
- a CDS encoding flavin reductase family protein gives MAKVTVGPMPYMNVMPTVLVGANVKGKPNYMAVAWATVACMAPPMVCVALNKERYTVQGIEENRTFSVNIPSAAQVVEADHCGLVSGKNADKSQVFASSYGKLKTAPLADECPVNIECRLFTAVDCGSHRLYIGEVAEIHAEKSCLTDGKPDVAKIQPIVYAQATYYDVGKEIAKAFAAGKQYQKK, from the coding sequence ATGGCCAAGGTTACTGTCGGCCCGATGCCGTACATGAATGTGATGCCCACCGTTCTCGTGGGCGCGAACGTGAAAGGAAAGCCCAACTATATGGCCGTTGCATGGGCCACCGTTGCCTGCATGGCCCCGCCGATGGTCTGCGTTGCGCTCAACAAGGAGCGCTACACGGTGCAGGGTATCGAGGAGAACCGGACGTTCTCGGTCAACATCCCCTCCGCCGCACAGGTAGTCGAGGCCGATCACTGCGGCCTGGTCTCCGGGAAAAATGCGGACAAGTCACAAGTTTTCGCTTCAAGCTACGGCAAGCTCAAGACGGCCCCGCTCGCCGACGAGTGCCCGGTCAACATCGAGTGCAGACTCTTTACCGCAGTGGACTGCGGGAGCCACCGGCTCTATATCGGCGAGGTGGCAGAGATCCATGCGGAGAAGTCCTGCCTTACCGACGGGAAGCCGGATGTTGCAAAGATCCAGCCCATTGTCTATGCTCAGGCAACGTATTACGACGTGGGTAAAGAGATTGCAAAGGCGTTTGCTGCCGGCAAGCAGTACCAGAAGAAATAA
- a CDS encoding methyl-accepting chemotaxis protein — MQLRETMEKQAEAIARYESILDAVPFPVHVTDNDMRWIYMNRAFEKLLIENREITDRKTAYGKPCSTANANICRTENCGINQLRTTGKNETYFDWHGASCRQTTAEVRDVKGKVTGYVETVEDLTSMVRSRDFMAHEIDGLIGVLDMIGEGDLTAHYEIAPPDEYTRGVYDELVRLRDAIRKVVTSLKTNIGDVNREMQTVTSTADQASRGVEEASKGITIIAKDATEVSENAQKAASGIDQISKAMQDMSAAIEEITSSMESVTSQAKNANDAARKGAELAGRVNGDMDDITKRAGATYEVVKEIEKQMADISKIIVLIRDLANQTNLLALNAAIEAARAGEHGRGFAVVASEVKSLAQESRSSAEKIEDMITHLNNATRKAAEVIEETKSVIERGGQEARQALEGFVTIQKAAETVANSASEVAAATEEQAATTEEITASIHEVSDLVGQTAKDAGDAAAATEESAAALDEISQMIRTVHSVAVDAAEANRRFRVS, encoded by the coding sequence ATGCAACTCCGAGAGACAATGGAAAAGCAGGCAGAAGCCATTGCCCGGTATGAATCTATCCTCGACGCAGTTCCCTTCCCGGTCCATGTGACGGATAACGATATGCGCTGGATCTACATGAACCGCGCATTCGAAAAACTGCTCATTGAAAACCGCGAGATAACCGACAGAAAGACGGCCTACGGGAAACCGTGCAGCACGGCAAATGCGAACATCTGCAGGACCGAAAACTGCGGGATCAACCAGCTCCGCACCACCGGGAAAAACGAGACGTATTTTGACTGGCACGGTGCCTCGTGCCGGCAGACCACGGCAGAAGTCCGCGATGTCAAAGGAAAGGTAACCGGGTATGTCGAGACCGTTGAGGACCTCACCTCAATGGTCCGGAGCCGGGACTTCATGGCGCACGAGATCGATGGGCTGATCGGCGTGCTCGATATGATCGGCGAAGGAGACCTGACCGCCCATTATGAGATCGCTCCGCCGGACGAATATACCAGAGGCGTGTACGACGAACTGGTGCGGTTACGGGACGCAATCCGCAAGGTTGTCACCAGCCTGAAAACAAATATCGGCGACGTCAACCGTGAGATGCAGACCGTGACCTCAACGGCTGACCAGGCAAGCAGGGGGGTCGAGGAGGCCTCAAAAGGCATTACCATCATTGCAAAGGATGCGACAGAGGTCAGCGAGAATGCCCAGAAAGCCGCCTCCGGCATCGACCAGATCTCCAAAGCCATGCAGGACATGAGCGCTGCGATCGAAGAGATTACGTCGAGCATGGAGAGCGTGACCTCGCAGGCAAAGAATGCAAACGATGCGGCCCGCAAGGGCGCTGAACTCGCCGGCCGGGTCAACGGTGATATGGACGATATCACAAAGCGGGCCGGGGCCACCTACGAGGTGGTCAAGGAGATCGAGAAACAGATGGCCGACATCAGCAAGATCATCGTCCTTATTCGGGATCTTGCCAACCAGACAAACCTGCTCGCCCTCAACGCGGCAATCGAAGCAGCCCGTGCCGGCGAACACGGGCGCGGATTTGCCGTCGTGGCCTCGGAGGTCAAATCGCTTGCCCAGGAATCCCGGTCCAGTGCCGAGAAGATCGAGGATATGATCACCCATCTCAATAACGCAACAAGAAAAGCCGCGGAAGTCATTGAGGAAACCAAATCCGTGATCGAACGGGGCGGACAGGAGGCCCGCCAGGCTCTGGAGGGCTTTGTGACCATCCAGAAGGCTGCCGAGACGGTGGCAAACAGTGCATCAGAAGTTGCCGCAGCCACAGAAGAACAGGCTGCTACCACCGAGGAGATCACGGCAAGCATCCACGAGGTCTCCGACCTGGTGGGTCAGACGGCTAAAGATGCCGGGGATGCCGCGGCAGCCACGGAGGAATCGGCAGCCGCTCTCGATGAGATCTCACAGATGATCCGGACCGTACATTCGGTTGCGGTCGATGCTGCCGAAGCAAACCGCCGCTTCAGGGTAAGCTGA
- a CDS encoding tetratricopeptide repeat protein, giving the protein MDDAQKWFSDGVALYEKGDYRRAIAAFDKAGALDPSMAQVWNNRGLALVQLGKYDEALHSIEKAIALDPGYEHARQAKKIVLDLKNGNGSAGAGPEQGDASPSGSGGRRTVYIAVAAAVIVVAALFGLVLIKGGTGLAGIPGLSTPTPTPTATLPVTTPVPVSPAFTQVSTPTPVPAPTPKLIPQSGVWIEIEYDQYYSGAVGIPGNLQQLSGPRQVRPNTGDQFYQIPRNDGVVTATVSKNDGSGDRLTVTVYSRGVMIKNESTILPYSTIDLLATIPIVTPTPEETANETVQTVSGV; this is encoded by the coding sequence ATGGATGACGCTCAAAAGTGGTTCTCCGATGGTGTCGCCCTGTACGAAAAGGGGGATTATCGGCGTGCCATTGCTGCATTCGACAAGGCGGGCGCCCTCGATCCGTCTATGGCGCAGGTATGGAACAACCGCGGGCTTGCCCTTGTCCAGCTGGGGAAATACGATGAGGCACTCCATTCCATCGAGAAGGCTATTGCCCTCGATCCCGGGTACGAGCATGCCCGGCAGGCAAAGAAGATCGTGCTCGACTTAAAAAACGGGAACGGTTCCGCGGGTGCCGGCCCGGAGCAGGGAGATGCGTCCCCCTCGGGGTCCGGCGGGAGACGGACAGTGTATATTGCCGTAGCGGCAGCAGTCATTGTCGTTGCCGCGCTCTTTGGACTCGTGCTGATCAAGGGCGGGACGGGTCTTGCCGGGATCCCGGGGCTGTCAACTCCTACGCCCACACCGACCGCGACACTCCCGGTCACTACACCGGTCCCGGTCTCCCCGGCGTTTACTCAGGTATCCACGCCAACGCCCGTACCTGCCCCCACGCCAAAACTTATTCCCCAGTCAGGGGTCTGGATCGAGATCGAGTATGACCAGTATTATTCAGGCGCGGTGGGGATCCCCGGCAACCTGCAGCAGCTTTCCGGCCCCCGGCAGGTACGGCCGAATACCGGCGACCAGTTCTACCAGATCCCCCGGAATGACGGGGTGGTGACTGCAACGGTGAGCAAGAACGACGGATCGGGGGACCGGCTGACTGTCACGGTCTATTCACGCGGCGTGATGATCAAGAACGAGTCCACGATCCTGCCCTACAGTACCATCGATCTCCTTGCAACGATACCGATTGTTACTCCGACCCCTGAAGAGACTGCGAACGAGACGGTCCAGACCGTATCGGGAGTATAA
- a CDS encoding PAS domain S-box protein yields MAAETEVFSSITRLLSSHPEGLYIKEIWQALNISRNTVSKYLEILHKNGQVDIRILGKAKIFYLSKRTPFLVLAEISSDPVIGVNRNFACVAANTLFYKWVDCTPEEILGKPLGALAHPVVQSCFTAAPVDDNGFFIGDPGHSASTVKYRGSIYDIRYLPVIFADSSTGSAIVIKDITRDETAKARILHLEQEYRALAESQNEYVFHSLPSGIVTWANPAFGRLAGLSPEQITGRRFSINVPEEDRTAVQRHYASVSRDEPEKNLDCRVIPPSGELRWVRWTTRGIFPAEGPLAEYHTSGTDITELVDAREALRTYREKTDALLQERDEEFYGITDAFYRENQKRRDTERHLQRLQFTLNNTSEMILWLNKAGRIVSLNKPALDTLGLSPGSSLRFTRPGSGEPPVCLPWEEIRERSQQNGCHLFEAVVKDKNAYPLFVEVLCNYLYYDDTGSWCLFVRDMSDRDRAVRNLIQSKQKYLEVFCNVSDAIMVFSVDASRRFQVLCANPAAERLYNLSSAGLSGMFRDGTFQTAQQYYARSFFFRCLESGDPQRFDDEYRSADGVTRYLRVTLIPVRDNDGEIRRIIKMDVDITEERHAENVLRESEEMLRRFVRDAPVAIAMFDTRMRYLVASRRWMTDYHLGDGDITGLSHYEIFPEITPAIREIHRRGLAGETLCAGDRRFVRRDGSVQWISWEMRPWHTAEGSIGGIIIASSDITEQKKAEDALRESEEKFRRIFNSTRDAIHIIEIKENGMPGKFIEVNDAACTMVQYSREELLTMTPLDLITGPGSQSNEQIRDALHDNGQACFEVKRVRRDGTMVPVEITLRHTFLGKKEVAVAVVRDISERKRAEAALVEMERKLDVLFDNKSRKVVG; encoded by the coding sequence ATGGCTGCCGAAACAGAGGTTTTTTCTTCGATAACACGGCTGCTGTCCTCTCATCCGGAGGGCCTGTACATTAAGGAGATCTGGCAGGCGCTCAACATCAGCCGCAACACCGTATCCAAATACCTGGAGATCCTCCATAAGAACGGCCAGGTGGATATCCGCATTCTCGGGAAAGCAAAGATCTTTTACCTGTCAAAGAGGACCCCGTTCCTTGTTCTTGCAGAGATCTCTTCCGACCCGGTGATCGGTGTCAACCGGAACTTCGCCTGTGTTGCAGCAAACACCCTTTTTTACAAGTGGGTGGATTGCACGCCTGAGGAGATCCTCGGAAAGCCCCTGGGTGCGCTCGCCCACCCGGTGGTGCAAAGCTGTTTTACTGCTGCCCCTGTTGACGACAATGGTTTTTTTATCGGGGACCCGGGCCATTCCGCGAGTACGGTAAAATACCGGGGCTCGATCTACGATATCCGGTACCTCCCGGTCATCTTTGCCGACAGCAGTACCGGCAGTGCCATCGTGATAAAGGATATCACAAGGGACGAGACGGCAAAAGCACGTATCCTGCACCTCGAACAGGAATACCGGGCCCTTGCCGAATCCCAGAATGAGTACGTCTTCCACTCGCTGCCAAGCGGGATCGTTACCTGGGCAAACCCTGCATTTGGCCGGCTTGCCGGATTGTCCCCGGAACAGATAACCGGCCGGCGATTCTCGATAAATGTCCCCGAGGAAGACCGCACCGCAGTCCAGAGGCACTATGCATCCGTCTCGCGGGACGAACCGGAGAAAAACCTTGACTGCCGGGTCATCCCCCCTTCCGGAGAGCTCCGGTGGGTCCGCTGGACAACCCGGGGCATCTTCCCGGCCGAGGGCCCGCTTGCCGAATACCATACCAGCGGCACCGACATCACGGAACTGGTGGATGCCCGCGAAGCTCTCCGCACGTACCGGGAAAAAACCGATGCCCTGCTCCAGGAACGTGACGAGGAATTTTATGGAATTACCGATGCATTTTATCGCGAGAACCAGAAGCGCAGGGATACCGAACGCCACCTCCAGAGGCTCCAGTTCACCCTTAACAATACCAGCGAGATGATCCTCTGGCTCAACAAAGCCGGACGTATTGTGTCCCTGAACAAACCCGCACTGGATACGCTCGGCCTTTCCCCGGGGTCCAGCCTCCGGTTTACCCGGCCCGGCTCGGGAGAACCCCCGGTCTGCCTCCCCTGGGAAGAGATCCGGGAACGGTCGCAGCAGAACGGCTGCCACCTGTTTGAAGCGGTAGTCAAAGATAAAAACGCGTATCCCCTTTTTGTGGAAGTCCTCTGCAATTACCTGTATTACGACGATACCGGCAGCTGGTGCCTGTTTGTCCGCGACATGTCGGACCGTGACCGGGCAGTCCGTAACCTTATTCAGAGCAAGCAGAAATATCTCGAGGTCTTCTGCAATGTTTCCGATGCCATCATGGTCTTTTCTGTCGATGCCAGCCGCAGGTTCCAGGTCCTCTGCGCAAACCCGGCAGCAGAACGGTTATACAACCTCTCGTCCGCCGGCCTCTCCGGCATGTTCCGCGACGGGACCTTCCAGACGGCTCAGCAGTATTACGCGCGTTCGTTCTTCTTCCGCTGCTTAGAGTCCGGGGATCCCCAGCGTTTTGACGACGAATACCGGTCGGCCGACGGGGTCACCCGTTACCTCCGGGTAACCCTGATACCGGTGCGCGACAACGACGGGGAGATCCGGCGCATTATCAAGATGGATGTCGATATCACGGAAGAGCGGCATGCCGAAAACGTGCTGCGCGAGAGCGAGGAGATGCTCCGCCGGTTCGTCCGGGATGCCCCGGTTGCGATTGCCATGTTCGATACCCGGATGCGCTACCTGGTGGCCAGCCGCCGCTGGATGACCGATTACCATCTGGGCGACGGCGATATTACCGGCCTGTCCCATTACGAGATCTTTCCTGAAATTACTCCGGCAATCCGGGAGATCCATCGCCGCGGCCTGGCCGGGGAGACGCTCTGTGCCGGGGACCGGCGGTTTGTCCGGAGGGACGGTTCGGTCCAGTGGATCTCCTGGGAGATGCGGCCGTGGCATACGGCAGAGGGATCCATTGGCGGGATTATTATTGCGTCGAGCGATATTACCGAACAGAAGAAAGCAGAGGATGCCCTGCGCGAGAGCGAGGAGAAGTTCCGGCGGATCTTCAACAGCACCCGGGATGCCATCCATATTATCGAGATTAAGGAAAACGGGATGCCGGGGAAGTTCATCGAGGTGAACGATGCGGCCTGCACCATGGTGCAGTATTCCCGGGAGGAACTCCTGACCATGACGCCGCTCGATCTTATCACCGGGCCGGGCTCGCAGTCCAACGAGCAGATCCGCGATGCCCTGCACGATAACGGGCAGGCATGTTTCGAGGTTAAGCGTGTCCGCCGGGACGGTACCATGGTTCCTGTCGAGATCACCCTCCGGCATACCTTCCTCGGGAAAAAAGAGGTTGCGGTGGCAGTGGTGCGCGATATCTCCGAGCGCAAACGGGCGGAAGCAGCGCTCGTGGAGATGGAGCGGAAACTGGACGTTCTCTTCGATAACAAGTCCCGGAAAGTCGTGGGATAG